One segment of Nitrospinota bacterium DNA contains the following:
- a CDS encoding type II secretion system F family protein — MPVYRYKARDMSGAKLSGSIQSASEAQAARSLIQGGVYPYKISRPEISFSFPMFRSGGNVKAEELISFTTRLATLVKAGAPLDSALAELAKSRDPGFSGAVDAVRKGILDGKSLCEAMALRRDVFSEVYTAMVEAGEYSGTLDRSLEKLRSMLERQREFERTARQAARYPKIVLSAMGAAVVVLMVFVIPRYVAVFEKSNIPLPLPTRVLIWMDHAVWSYFPLIFAGVCLGAAGLSYWIRTPDGRLSFDRMILNIPLAGEIVSLILFARWADTLGNLIGAGAPLIRSISLSARVAGNAYLAVAIENVGRVVSEGSGIATPVEAIPEAPSISGLMIRTGEKAGSLDTSLVNLGESLGKEAEWKIKRISAYVEPVLTVMVALLVLLLALAVFLPMWDMAKLAKRG, encoded by the coding sequence ATGCCGGTGTACAGATATAAGGCCCGCGACATGTCCGGGGCAAAATTGTCCGGCTCCATCCAAAGCGCCTCGGAAGCGCAGGCCGCCCGGTCGCTGATCCAGGGTGGAGTTTACCCATACAAGATTTCCAGGCCGGAGATTTCATTCTCTTTTCCAATGTTCCGGTCCGGGGGCAACGTCAAAGCTGAGGAGCTCATTTCATTCACTACGCGGCTTGCAACCCTGGTAAAGGCCGGGGCGCCGCTTGATTCGGCTCTTGCGGAACTTGCAAAAAGCCGCGATCCCGGCTTTTCCGGGGCTGTTGACGCGGTTCGCAAGGGGATCCTCGACGGTAAAAGCCTGTGCGAAGCGATGGCCTTGCGGCGGGACGTATTTTCCGAAGTCTATACGGCGATGGTGGAGGCCGGGGAGTATTCCGGAACGCTGGACAGAAGCCTGGAAAAGCTCCGCTCCATGCTGGAACGGCAGAGGGAATTTGAGCGGACGGCACGGCAGGCGGCGCGGTATCCGAAGATAGTCCTTTCGGCCATGGGGGCGGCAGTCGTCGTCCTGATGGTCTTTGTGATTCCAAGATATGTGGCGGTGTTCGAAAAGTCCAACATCCCCCTTCCTCTCCCCACGCGGGTGTTGATATGGATGGACCATGCGGTCTGGAGTTATTTCCCCCTTATATTCGCCGGCGTCTGCCTTGGCGCCGCCGGATTGTCCTATTGGATAAGGACGCCGGACGGGAGGCTTTCGTTTGACCGGATGATTTTGAATATTCCATTGGCCGGCGAAATAGTGTCGCTCATCCTTTTCGCCAGGTGGGCGGACACTTTGGGCAACCTTATCGGAGCCGGGGCCCCGCTGATCCGTTCCATCTCCCTTTCGGCCCGGGTGGCCGGCAACGCTTATTTGGCCGTGGCCATCGAAAACGTTGGAAGGGTGGTCTCTGAAGGATCCGGCATTGCCACGCCCGTGGAGGCCATCCCGGAGGCGCCTTCAATCTCCGGCCTTATGATCCGGACCGGGGAGAAGGCAGGCTCGCTGGACACATCCCTTGTCAACCTTGGGGAAAGCCTGGGCAAGGAAGCTGAATGGAAAATAAAACGCATTTCAGCCTATGTGGAGCCGGTGTTGACGGTGATGGTGGCGCTCCTCGTGCTGCTTCTTGCCCTGGCGGTGTTTTTGCCCATGTGGGACATGGCCAAGTTGGCGAAGCGGGGATAA